AGCTCGCCGGTATCCCCGCGAAGCGGGTGGACGAGGTGCTGGGCGTCGTGGGCCTCCAGGACGTGGCGCGCAGGCGCTCCAAGGGCTTCTCGCTCGGCATGGGCCAGCGCCTCGGCATCGCGGCGGCGCTCCTCGGCGACCCGCAGGTCCTCCTCTTCGACGAGCCGGTCAACGGCCTGGACCCGGAGGGCATCCTCTGGGTGCGGAACCTGATGAAGGCGCTGGCCGCCGAGGGCCGTACGGTCTTCGTCTCCTCGCACCTGATGAGCGAGATGGCGCTGACCGCCGACCACCTGATCGTCATCGGCCGCGGCCGGCTCCTCGCCGACATGAGCGTCCGCGACTTCATCGCCGCCAATTCCGCCGGTTTCGCGCGCGTACGGACCCCGGACGGCGAGCCGGAGCAGCGCGAGAGGCTGGTGGCCGCCCTGACCGAGGCGGGCGGCTTCGTGCTGTCCGAGCGGGACGGGGCGCTGCGCGTGACCGGGCTGACGCTGCCCCGCGTCAGCGACGTCGCGCACGGGGCGGGGGTACGGCTGTGGGAGCTGTCCCCGCACCAGGCGTCGCTGGAGGAGGCGTACATGCGGATGACGCAGGGCGCCGTGGACTACCGCTCCACCGACGACCGGCTCGCCGAGCTGGGCCCCGTACCCGAGCAGCCGCCCGCCGTCCCCGACGTGCCCCTGGAGGGCTGGTACGCGCCGCCGCCGCCCGCCCCCGGTGCGGCGCCCGGCGGGGGCGGTCCGCAGCAGAGCCGTACGCACGAGAGCAGCACCGAGGACGCCCGATGACCACCACCCCGTACACCTCCCCCATCCCCGTGCGCCGCGCCCACCTCGGGGACGCCGTGCTGTCCGAGTGGACGAAGATGCGCTCGCTGCGCTCCACGGTCTGGACGCTGGGCGTGATGGTCGTGGTCGTCGTCGGCTTCGGGCTGATGCTGGCCTTCGCGGTCGGGCGGGTGCCCGAGGCAGAGCTGGAGGGCTCCGGGTCCGTGCTCTCCCTGGGCATGCCCGGGATGCTGCTGGCCACGGTGTGCGTGATCACGCTGGGCGTGCTGACGGTCACCTCCGAGTTCGGTACGGGCATGATCCGTACGACGCTGACGGCGTGCCCCAGCCGGAGCCGGGTGCTCACCGCCAAGGCGATCGTGTTCTTCACGGTGGTCTTCCTGACGACGGCGGTCGTCTCGGCGGTCACCGCCGCCGCGCAGATGGCGCTCATCGGGGCGGCCGGCGGGGCGACGGCCGGCCAGTGGGCCCGGGTGACGGTCGGCGTGAGCCTGTTCATGGCGTGCCTCGGGCTGCTGTCCCTCGCCGTGGGCGCCGTGCTGCGGCACTCGGCCGGGTCGATCACGACGATGATCGGCCTGGTGCTGCTGCCGTACGTGCTGGTGCTCGGCCTGTACACGGACGGTCTCGGCAAGGTGCGGGACGCCCTGATCGAGTACTCCATCCCGGCCCTGCTGGGCTCCCTCTACGTGACCGAGCCCGGGGCGGCGCCGCTGCTGTCCGGGTGGGGCTCCCTGTGGGTGATCGCGGGCCTGACCGCCGCGGCGCTGGGCGGGGCGTACCTGACGCTCGACCGGCGGGACGTCTAGGGCGGCGCCTGGCCGCCGGTATATCCGCTCGGGCGGAAATCGCGGGCGGTGTTCCGAGGATTTCCAGTGGCTTTTCCCGTGACCGGCGGAGGGGCGCCCGCATTCGGGGGGCGAGCCGGGAGGAGCTGCGGTGACTGGTACCGGCGCAACACCGCCTGGTGGCGGCCCCTGCTCGCCCCGGCGACCGCCGCCTGACGCCCGGGAACGTCCCGCGCCGCACCACCCCCTGCCCCGCGCGCCGTGACCCCGCCCCGCGCCGCACGCCGCGCCCCGCCGTGCCCGAGCCGTACTACGTCGGGCGCCGGGCCGCGCCGGGTCGGACGCCGCACGGCGCCGCGCCCGCGCCGTGCCGTGCCGTGGCCGCGCGCCAGCCGCCGCGCCCCGTCAGGCACCGCGCGCCCACGTCCTGCCCGCGCCATGCCGCGTCGGCGCCGGGCCGCCGTGCCGC
This genomic window from Streptomyces thermolilacinus SPC6 contains:
- a CDS encoding ABC transporter ATP-binding protein — protein: MIEAVRLTKRYGAKTAVEDLSFQVRPGVVTGFLGPNGSGKSTTMRMILGLDRPTSGHVTIGGHPFRELPNAPRQVGALLDARAVHGGRTARSHLLALAQLAGIPAKRVDEVLGVVGLQDVARRRSKGFSLGMGQRLGIAAALLGDPQVLLFDEPVNGLDPEGILWVRNLMKALAAEGRTVFVSSHLMSEMALTADHLIVIGRGRLLADMSVRDFIAANSAGFARVRTPDGEPEQRERLVAALTEAGGFVLSERDGALRVTGLTLPRVSDVAHGAGVRLWELSPHQASLEEAYMRMTQGAVDYRSTDDRLAELGPVPEQPPAVPDVPLEGWYAPPPPAPGAAPGGGGPQQSRTHESSTEDAR
- a CDS encoding ABC transporter permease, yielding MTTTPYTSPIPVRRAHLGDAVLSEWTKMRSLRSTVWTLGVMVVVVVGFGLMLAFAVGRVPEAELEGSGSVLSLGMPGMLLATVCVITLGVLTVTSEFGTGMIRTTLTACPSRSRVLTAKAIVFFTVVFLTTAVVSAVTAAAQMALIGAAGGATAGQWARVTVGVSLFMACLGLLSLAVGAVLRHSAGSITTMIGLVLLPYVLVLGLYTDGLGKVRDALIEYSIPALLGSLYVTEPGAAPLLSGWGSLWVIAGLTAAALGGAYLTLDRRDV